In Ruania zhangjianzhongii, the following proteins share a genomic window:
- a CDS encoding HNH endonuclease signature motif containing protein — protein MNQSDGYRLSVGTVPVRRHSERGKALDIIHSNWYVCSMEFDGEGPDPEEASPGDQARSSNMEEERPERFVTLPVGPDVGLTEVVAAAQAVDQAQAAWHPGMISSQVAEVIAGAVPGASLARTLEAAAGRDSGERDQAARIELVAACERMMAHLAGLQAGFTQEFLDQRGRGSGALTAVHDEISARLATTSYAAGSIITRAGALDESPRLREGLASGEVSARKVDVIAAAVSGLGLKERVVLEDYGVELAPTHTPPQLKKALAAAVIAADPAKAAERHDKEVGQRCVSFEPAAHGMSWLGMYLPAEEGLSIYTCLDSIAASRSADDERGIDARRADAFTGIFTQIMSSGRLPDGAALPSHHGQAPHLRLSITAPVLAGDEHTPALLHGYGPICADTARKLAMQAGAPSDSLMAPAFFKPTSATQQAATEPTTAQHAGTAPAHNGSTNNGTRSTGSSTSAARSAACGTSGLAAPPTIGDPTGNAASSAVCPATGSLAGDAGGPATPPTGGPATLGGASSPSVPGMSVLSGPCQVAPGVIVSLAAHPGATWSERCDLAERLGPDATMEQLDAIYGPARPWPDHRSRAEDLAIWRELLGEERHPPGALSRSTNIDSTSINPGADDVETAAGTGTGTDAGTGTDADAEWDWMCRYLPAFDPMRGLLPPPRPPQLPDGTDAQALIGWRQRHEPIAGGVCRQVEDGLGMICTDAYAPSRRLRARIVERDQTCRFPTCQVPAWRCQLDHIVAFDPRLPAWAQTIETNLHALCAHHHQIKTAGFFRVERDSRSGITTWHSPTGHVYARSSEHADYTAIAHHLRDEYHMTLCEEGERPVTGLDTERLHALLAAALPGTPGGQAGQTDPARQGRSATDPSATNTGATGGALPTRPFTFPADTEPPF, from the coding sequence ATGAATCAGTCGGACGGGTACCGGTTGTCTGTTGGGACGGTGCCCGTCCGGCGACATTCAGAGCGTGGCAAAGCCCTTGACATCATCCACTCGAATTGGTACGTTTGTTCTATGGAGTTCGACGGCGAAGGTCCTGACCCGGAGGAGGCCTCTCCGGGCGATCAGGCGCGTTCGTCGAACATGGAAGAGGAGCGGCCGGAGCGTTTCGTGACCTTGCCGGTAGGCCCGGATGTCGGGCTGACCGAGGTGGTCGCAGCAGCGCAGGCAGTCGATCAGGCCCAGGCTGCTTGGCACCCGGGGATGATCTCCTCGCAGGTGGCTGAGGTCATCGCCGGAGCTGTGCCGGGAGCCTCGTTGGCGAGGACGCTGGAGGCGGCAGCGGGGCGAGACAGCGGCGAGCGGGATCAGGCGGCCAGGATCGAGCTGGTCGCCGCATGTGAGCGGATGATGGCTCATCTGGCCGGATTGCAGGCCGGATTCACGCAGGAGTTCCTCGATCAGCGGGGCCGCGGGTCCGGCGCGTTGACCGCTGTCCATGATGAGATCTCTGCTCGGTTGGCCACCACGTCCTATGCGGCCGGGTCGATCATTACTCGCGCCGGAGCGCTGGACGAATCGCCTCGGCTGCGCGAGGGCCTGGCCTCGGGTGAGGTCTCGGCGCGCAAGGTGGATGTGATCGCTGCCGCCGTCTCCGGGCTGGGTCTGAAGGAGCGGGTGGTGCTCGAGGACTACGGCGTGGAGCTTGCGCCCACGCACACTCCGCCGCAACTGAAGAAGGCACTCGCTGCCGCGGTGATCGCCGCCGACCCGGCCAAAGCGGCAGAGCGGCACGACAAGGAAGTCGGGCAACGGTGCGTGAGCTTCGAGCCCGCGGCACACGGGATGTCCTGGTTGGGGATGTACCTGCCGGCCGAAGAGGGCCTGAGCATCTACACCTGCCTGGACTCGATCGCCGCCAGTAGGTCTGCCGACGACGAGCGGGGTATTGATGCACGCCGTGCTGATGCGTTCACCGGGATCTTCACCCAGATCATGTCCTCCGGACGGTTGCCGGACGGGGCCGCGTTGCCCAGCCATCACGGGCAGGCCCCGCATCTGCGGCTATCGATCACCGCACCTGTGCTCGCAGGCGACGAGCACACCCCGGCCCTGCTGCACGGATACGGGCCGATCTGCGCCGACACCGCTCGCAAGCTGGCGATGCAGGCCGGAGCCCCAAGCGACTCGCTGATGGCGCCGGCGTTCTTCAAGCCCACATCCGCCACCCAGCAGGCGGCCACCGAACCGACAACCGCCCAGCACGCCGGGACGGCGCCCGCGCACAACGGCAGCACGAATAACGGAACGAGGTCGACAGGTTCGTCGACTTCCGCTGCCAGGAGTGCCGCGTGCGGCACGAGCGGACTTGCGGCTCCGCCGACAATCGGTGATCCGACCGGAAATGCCGCCAGCTCAGCCGTGTGTCCAGCCACTGGCTCCCTAGCCGGAGACGCCGGCGGCCCAGCCACACCGCCCACCGGGGGCCCGGCAACCCTGGGCGGCGCGAGTTCGCCAAGTGTGCCTGGGATGAGTGTGCTCAGCGGTCCGTGCCAGGTTGCCCCCGGTGTCATCGTGAGCCTGGCCGCTCATCCGGGAGCGACCTGGAGTGAACGCTGTGACCTGGCCGAACGACTCGGCCCGGACGCCACGATGGAGCAGCTCGATGCGATCTACGGTCCGGCCCGTCCGTGGCCCGACCATCGGTCCCGGGCCGAAGACCTAGCGATCTGGCGCGAACTGCTCGGCGAGGAGCGACATCCGCCAGGTGCGCTGAGTCGGTCCACGAACATCGATTCCACGAGCATCAACCCCGGCGCCGATGATGTGGAGACCGCCGCCGGCACCGGCACCGGCACTGACGCCGGCACCGGCACTGATGCCGATGCTGAGTGGGACTGGATGTGCCGGTACCTGCCCGCCTTCGACCCGATGCGCGGCCTCTTGCCGCCGCCGCGGCCACCCCAGCTTCCCGACGGCACGGACGCCCAGGCGCTCATCGGTTGGCGGCAGCGCCACGAGCCGATCGCGGGCGGGGTCTGCCGCCAGGTTGAGGACGGCCTCGGAATGATCTGCACCGACGCCTACGCTCCATCCCGGCGGCTCCGGGCACGAATCGTCGAGCGGGATCAGACCTGCCGCTTTCCGACCTGCCAGGTACCGGCGTGGCGCTGCCAGCTCGACCACATCGTGGCCTTCGATCCTCGCTTGCCTGCCTGGGCGCAGACCATCGAGACCAACCTGCACGCATTGTGCGCACACCATCACCAGATCAAGACCGCTGGATTCTTCCGGGTCGAACGCGACTCGCGCAGTGGCATCACCACCTGGCATAGCCCCACCGGCCACGTGTACGCGCGAAGCTCAGAGCACGCCGACTACACCGCAATCGCCCACCATCTGCGGGACGAGTACCACATGACGCTCTGTGAGGAGGGAGAGCGCCCGGTCACCGGCCTGGACACCGAGCGTCTGCACGCACTGTTGGCTGCAGCGCTCCCCGGCACCCCGGGAGGTCAGGCCGGCCAGACCGATCCCGCCCGTCAAGGACGCAGCGCAACCGACCCCAGCGCAACAAACACCGGCGCAACCGGCGGCGCGCTGCCGACCCGGCCATTCACCTTTCCCGCCGACACGGAACCGCCTTTCTGA
- a CDS encoding DUF3046 domain-containing protein produces MKHSEFQQAMRDTFGAYASSLAEDMVLAPLSSRTANQALADGAPPGVVWDAICTVNELGEDVRWRHRRAIRAK; encoded by the coding sequence GTGAAGCACTCCGAGTTCCAGCAGGCCATGCGCGACACCTTCGGCGCCTACGCCTCCTCTTTGGCTGAGGATATGGTGCTTGCCCCGTTGAGTAGCCGGACTGCGAACCAGGCGCTCGCCGACGGCGCCCCGCCCGGGGTGGTCTGGGACGCGATCTGCACCGTCAACGAACTCGGCGAGGACGTGCGCTGGCGGCACCGCCGCGCGATCCGTGCAAAGTAG
- a CDS encoding ABC transporter ATP-binding protein, whose amino-acid sequence MALIEASGLHKTFGDFVAVDGIDLQIEAGESFGFLGPNGAGKTSTMRMIGCTSPVSGGTLRVLGMDPAADAAAIKARLGVVPQQDALDEELSVAQNLAVFGRYFGISRAEVQRRTTPLLEFAQLTEKAGARVETLSGGMKRRLTIARALINEPSILLLDEPTTGLDPQARHILWDRLFRLKRDGVTLVLTTHYMDEAEQLCDRLVVMDQGRIVAHGSPRDLIRQHASREVLEVRFDVPDHVEKAGEVSGVADRVEVLADRLLLYTHDGDAALDALTARGVHPQSTLVRRSSLEDVFLRLTGRSLIE is encoded by the coding sequence ATGGCGTTGATCGAGGCATCCGGGCTGCACAAGACCTTCGGTGACTTCGTGGCCGTGGACGGCATCGACCTGCAGATCGAAGCGGGGGAGTCGTTCGGCTTCCTCGGACCGAACGGCGCCGGCAAGACCTCCACGATGCGGATGATCGGCTGCACCTCACCGGTCAGCGGCGGCACGCTGCGGGTGCTGGGGATGGACCCGGCCGCCGACGCCGCGGCGATCAAAGCCCGGCTCGGCGTGGTTCCGCAGCAGGACGCGCTGGACGAGGAACTGTCGGTGGCCCAGAACCTGGCGGTCTTCGGGCGCTACTTCGGCATCAGCCGGGCCGAGGTGCAGCGCCGGACCACACCGCTGCTGGAGTTCGCCCAGCTCACCGAGAAGGCCGGCGCCCGGGTCGAGACCCTCTCCGGTGGGATGAAGCGCCGGCTGACCATCGCTCGCGCGCTGATCAACGAGCCGAGCATCCTGCTTCTCGACGAGCCGACCACCGGGCTGGACCCGCAGGCCCGGCACATCCTCTGGGACCGGCTGTTCCGGCTCAAGCGGGACGGTGTCACCCTGGTCCTCACCACGCACTACATGGACGAGGCCGAGCAGCTCTGCGACCGGCTGGTGGTGATGGACCAGGGCCGGATCGTCGCGCACGGCTCACCCCGTGACCTGATCCGCCAGCATGCCTCCCGGGAGGTGCTCGAAGTGCGCTTCGACGTGCCCGACCACGTGGAGAAGGCCGGCGAGGTCAGCGGTGTAGCCGACCGGGTGGAGGTGCTCGCCGACCGGTTGCTGCTGTACACCCATGACGGCGACGCCGCTCTGGACGCGCTCACCGCCCGGGGCGTGCATCCGCAGTCCACTCTGGTGCGCCGCTCCTCCCTGGAGGACGTGTTCCTGCGTCTGACCGGACGGAGCCTGATCGAATGA
- a CDS encoding ABC transporter permease, with the protein MTTRTGERRTWARSAVGGGWPSVTGYWLTVYRRIWKSTVASSLLVPLLYLAGMGYGLGAIIDSPGRSAVPGVAYVGFVATGLVAAQTMMTAVAETTYSVFGAIKWQRTYHAMLASPLQVADLVRGHLAYLALRLLMVSTAFALVALAIGAMTGWAALLTVPIAVLGGLAFGLPVYAYTVGTASDEGFNMLNRFVIMPLFLFSGTFFPISQLPAVLEWLAWASPLTHAITLTRAVGLGSPAPLPVEAWPAVLHVAYLVAWAVAGYLLGVRRLRARMVV; encoded by the coding sequence GTGACCACCCGCACAGGTGAGCGGCGCACCTGGGCGCGCTCCGCCGTCGGCGGCGGTTGGCCCTCGGTGACCGGCTACTGGCTGACGGTCTACCGGCGGATCTGGAAGTCCACTGTGGCCTCCTCGCTGCTCGTGCCGCTGCTGTACCTGGCCGGGATGGGCTACGGGCTCGGCGCGATCATCGACTCACCGGGGCGCTCCGCTGTGCCCGGGGTGGCCTACGTGGGATTCGTGGCTACCGGGCTGGTCGCCGCGCAGACGATGATGACCGCCGTGGCCGAGACCACCTACAGCGTGTTCGGTGCGATCAAGTGGCAGCGCACCTATCACGCGATGCTCGCCAGTCCGCTGCAGGTGGCGGACCTGGTCCGCGGGCATCTCGCCTACCTGGCGTTGCGGCTGCTGATGGTCTCCACAGCCTTCGCCCTGGTGGCCCTGGCGATCGGGGCGATGACCGGCTGGGCCGCACTGCTCACCGTGCCGATCGCAGTGCTCGGTGGGCTCGCGTTCGGGCTCCCGGTCTACGCCTACACGGTCGGGACCGCCAGCGACGAAGGCTTCAACATGCTGAACCGGTTCGTGATCATGCCGCTGTTCCTGTTCTCCGGCACGTTCTTCCCGATCAGCCAGCTGCCCGCGGTGCTGGAGTGGCTCGCCTGGGCCTCACCCCTCACGCATGCGATCACCCTCACCCGCGCCGTCGGGCTCGGCTCCCCGGCGCCGCTGCCGGTCGAGGCCTGGCCGGCGGTCCTGCACGTGGCGTACCTGGTGGCTTGGGCGGTGGCCGGATACCTGCTCGGCGTGCGCCGGCTGCGCGCTCGGATGGTGGTCTGA
- a CDS encoding ABC transporter permease — MATAIPTRRRSLPFPIAFSASAALVERNMRAARSYWRTFVSGFFEPVFYLFAMGVGIGALVGDVQVDGRAVPYAIFVAPAMMATSAMNGAIYDSTANVFGKLKHSKLYESVLATPLRPLEVAVGEISWALLRGLVYSCAFLLVAAVAGFVQSWWALLAIPVCTLIGLAFASLGMAATTFMRSWNDMDYVQLIILPMFLFSATFYPLSTYPDVLQGVVQVTPLYHGVALVRALMMGELSLGLGVHVAYLLALSAFGLWATTRRITRLLMT; from the coding sequence ATGGCGACGGCGATCCCGACCCGGCGTAGGTCACTACCGTTCCCGATCGCGTTCAGTGCCTCAGCCGCGCTGGTCGAACGGAACATGCGGGCCGCGCGCTCGTACTGGCGCACGTTCGTCTCCGGGTTCTTCGAGCCGGTGTTCTACCTGTTCGCGATGGGGGTGGGCATCGGCGCACTGGTCGGGGACGTGCAGGTGGATGGCCGGGCCGTTCCGTACGCGATCTTCGTCGCACCGGCGATGATGGCGACCTCGGCGATGAACGGTGCGATCTACGACTCCACAGCGAACGTGTTCGGCAAGCTGAAGCACTCGAAACTGTACGAATCGGTGCTCGCCACTCCGTTGCGGCCGCTGGAGGTGGCAGTGGGGGAGATCTCCTGGGCGCTGCTGCGCGGACTGGTCTACTCCTGCGCCTTCCTGCTGGTGGCGGCGGTGGCCGGGTTCGTGCAGTCCTGGTGGGCGCTGCTGGCGATCCCGGTGTGCACCCTGATCGGGCTGGCGTTCGCCTCGCTGGGGATGGCGGCGACCACATTCATGCGGTCCTGGAACGATATGGACTACGTGCAGCTGATCATCCTGCCGATGTTCCTGTTCTCCGCCACGTTCTACCCACTGTCCACCTACCCGGACGTGCTGCAGGGGGTAGTGCAGGTCACCCCGCTCTATCACGGGGTGGCGCTGGTGCGCGCGCTGATGATGGGGGAGCTGAGCCTCGGGCTGGGTGTGCATGTGGCGTACCTGCTGGCGCTGAGCGCGTTCGGGCTGTGGGCCACCACCCGGCGGATCACCCGGCTGCTGATGACCTGA
- a CDS encoding DUF1345 domain-containing protein: MGEDRKVPRLSADVTRSAISDWTSLAAALVAIVVVGLVEPDMLTAAPTVAPSVATIYLSTWSLRCLLYSVITWFTFVRADGDLLAQWLTEGRTARRKRVSMERLSLSSGPSGAVMFCAFALVVVVYCAAEPNLRSSPVVAALAALTVATSWLLILMVYTVHYAREDTNRGGLTFVAAERDGAPMFSDYFYLAVQVSTSFTAADVTVGSRGMRRAVTVHSIIGFVFSTAIIALLVSFLIVAAS; the protein is encoded by the coding sequence ATGGGCGAGGACCGGAAGGTGCCACGGCTGAGCGCTGATGTGACGCGCAGTGCGATCAGTGACTGGACCAGCCTGGCCGCCGCGCTGGTGGCCATCGTGGTCGTCGGCCTGGTGGAGCCGGACATGCTCACCGCGGCGCCCACCGTGGCGCCGAGCGTAGCGACGATCTACCTCTCCACCTGGTCCCTGCGCTGCCTGCTGTACTCCGTGATCACGTGGTTCACGTTCGTCCGGGCGGACGGCGACCTGCTGGCGCAGTGGCTCACCGAGGGTCGCACTGCCCGACGCAAGCGGGTGTCGATGGAGCGGCTGTCCCTGTCCAGCGGTCCGAGCGGCGCGGTGATGTTCTGCGCGTTTGCGCTGGTGGTGGTGGTCTACTGCGCCGCCGAACCGAACTTGCGGTCAAGTCCCGTGGTCGCAGCACTGGCCGCGCTCACCGTGGCCACGTCCTGGCTGCTGATCCTGATGGTGTACACCGTGCACTACGCACGAGAGGACACGAACAGGGGTGGCCTGACCTTCGTCGCCGCCGAGCGCGACGGCGCGCCGATGTTCAGCGACTACTTCTACCTGGCTGTGCAGGTCTCCACCTCGTTCACTGCGGCCGACGTCACCGTAGGGAGCCGCGGGATGCGCCGCGCCGTCACCGTGCACTCCATCATCGGCTTCGTCTTCAGCACGGCGATCATCGCGCTCCTGGTGTCCTTCCTGATCGTCGCCGCATCCTGA
- a CDS encoding GNAT family N-acetyltransferase: MAHVSSAVVRIETSGDRAAVSAVIEQAFEAEAAGEGVRVRGLEQALQTAMAPRDRLALVAEHGRQIVGQALLTRGWVDADQRLVQAWVLSPISVRPDHQHTGIGRELLTGVIACATRAAAERPADDPERRVHIFLEGDPGFYRKFGFVPGDRAGFTAPSVRIPPSAFQVLAVAEAPGVSGALVYPDVFWAHDCVGLRRGA; this comes from the coding sequence GTGGCCCACGTGAGCAGCGCCGTCGTGCGCATCGAAACCAGCGGAGACCGTGCGGCGGTCTCCGCCGTGATCGAGCAGGCCTTCGAAGCCGAGGCGGCCGGGGAGGGCGTCCGGGTCCGGGGGCTGGAGCAGGCGCTGCAGACCGCGATGGCGCCGCGCGACCGGCTTGCCCTGGTGGCCGAGCACGGCCGCCAGATCGTGGGCCAGGCCCTGCTCACCCGCGGCTGGGTGGACGCCGACCAGCGCCTGGTGCAGGCGTGGGTACTCAGCCCGATCTCGGTCCGCCCGGACCACCAGCACACCGGCATCGGGCGGGAGTTGCTGACCGGCGTGATCGCCTGTGCCACCCGCGCTGCGGCCGAGCGCCCGGCCGACGATCCGGAGCGCCGCGTACATATCTTCCTCGAGGGCGACCCGGGCTTCTACCGCAAGTTCGGCTTCGTACCCGGTGATCGGGCGGGCTTCACCGCGCCGTCGGTACGCATCCCACCGTCGGCGTTCCAGGTGCTGGCGGTTGCCGAGGCCCCGGGCGTGAGTGGCGCCCTGGTGTACCCGGACGTGTTCTGGGCCCACGACTGCGTCGGCCTCCGGCGCGGAGCCTAG
- the recA gene encoding recombinase RecA — protein sequence MAAPVADRSKALDAALSQIDRAFGKGSVMRLGDENRPPVEVIPTGSIALDVALGTGGLPRGRVVEIYGPESSGKTTVALHAVANAQKNGGIAAFIDAEHALDPEYAKKLGVDTDALLVSQPDTGEQALEIMDMLIRSGALDIVVIDSVAALVPKAEIEGEMGDSHVGLQARLMSQALRKITGALNSSGTTAIFINQLREKIGVFFGSPETTTGGKALKFYASVRIDVRRIETLKDGTDSVGNRTRAKVVKNKMAPPFKQAEFDIVYGVGISREGSLIDLGVEHGIVRKSGAWYTYEGDQLGQGKENSRRFLKDNPELAVEIEQKIKTKLGIGVKLEAVPEAGPEDVAVDF from the coding sequence ATGGCTGCTCCGGTAGCAGACCGCAGCAAGGCACTCGATGCTGCACTCAGTCAGATCGACCGGGCTTTCGGTAAAGGCTCGGTGATGCGTCTCGGTGACGAGAACCGCCCACCGGTGGAGGTGATCCCCACCGGGTCGATCGCCCTGGATGTGGCCCTGGGCACCGGTGGCCTGCCCCGCGGGCGTGTGGTGGAGATCTACGGGCCGGAGTCCTCCGGTAAGACCACTGTGGCGCTGCACGCGGTGGCGAACGCGCAGAAGAACGGCGGGATCGCGGCGTTCATCGACGCGGAGCACGCTCTGGACCCGGAGTATGCGAAGAAGCTCGGCGTGGACACCGATGCCCTGCTGGTCTCCCAGCCGGACACCGGTGAGCAGGCGCTGGAGATCATGGACATGCTGATCCGCTCCGGCGCACTGGACATCGTGGTGATCGACTCGGTCGCGGCCCTGGTGCCGAAGGCGGAGATCGAGGGCGAGATGGGCGACAGCCACGTGGGTCTGCAGGCCCGGCTGATGTCCCAGGCGCTGCGCAAGATCACTGGTGCCCTGAACTCCTCCGGCACCACGGCGATCTTCATCAACCAGCTTCGGGAGAAGATCGGTGTGTTCTTCGGCTCCCCGGAGACCACCACCGGCGGTAAGGCGCTGAAGTTCTACGCGTCGGTCCGTATCGACGTGCGCCGGATCGAGACCCTCAAGGATGGCACCGACTCGGTCGGCAACCGGACCCGGGCAAAGGTGGTGAAGAACAAGATGGCGCCGCCGTTCAAGCAGGCCGAGTTCGACATCGTCTACGGCGTGGGCATCTCCCGTGAGGGCAGCCTGATCGACCTGGGGGTGGAGCACGGCATCGTGCGCAAGTCCGGTGCTTGGTACACCTACGAGGGCGACCAGCTCGGCCAGGGCAAGGAGAACTCCCGCCGGTTCCTCAAGGACAACCCCGAGCTTGCCGTGGAGATCGAGCAGAAGATCAAGACCAAGCTCGGTATCGGCGTCAAGCTCGAGGCGGTGCCTGAGGCGGGGCCCGAGGACGTAGCCGTCGACTTCTGA
- a CDS encoding regulatory protein RecX, which produces MRQARRRSAPGQEPPASGAAAEDVEPDPEGVARAIALRMLTGAPRSRAQIAERMAQRDVPEEVAARVLDRFTEVGLIDDTAFAEMLVRTRHNERGLAGRALAQELQRKGVDREIANEALQAIQPEDEAERAVELVRRKARSTTGVDPVKRRRRLMSMLARKGYGPGVALRAIDQVLGEEDEEPIEDFSL; this is translated from the coding sequence GTGAGGCAAGCACGACGGCGCAGCGCACCGGGGCAGGAGCCGCCCGCCTCGGGTGCGGCTGCTGAGGATGTTGAGCCGGATCCGGAAGGGGTGGCTCGTGCGATTGCGTTGCGGATGCTCACCGGGGCGCCTCGTTCCCGTGCTCAGATTGCCGAGCGGATGGCGCAGCGGGACGTGCCGGAGGAGGTCGCCGCGAGGGTGCTGGACCGGTTTACCGAGGTCGGGCTGATCGACGACACTGCCTTCGCGGAGATGCTGGTGCGCACCCGGCACAACGAACGCGGGCTGGCCGGGCGCGCCCTGGCGCAGGAACTGCAGCGCAAAGGCGTGGACCGGGAGATCGCGAACGAAGCGCTGCAGGCCATCCAGCCCGAGGACGAGGCCGAGCGGGCCGTGGAGCTGGTCCGCCGCAAGGCCCGCAGCACCACCGGCGTCGATCCGGTCAAGCGGCGCCGCCGACTGATGAGCATGCTTGCTCGCAAGGGCTACGGCCCCGGTGTGGCGCTGCGAGCGATCGATCAGGTGCTCGGTGAGGAGGACGAGGAGCCGATCGAGGACTTCTCGCTGTAG
- a CDS encoding amino acid ABC transporter permease, translating to MSTQSVLFDAPGPRARRRLLIGNIVGVLVVLGIATFVVYQLQVHDQLAPEKWAPMIEARTWLYYFLPGLQNTLVAAAYSIVLALVFGLLFGIGRLASNRAIRWFCGVVVEFFRAVPVLIMMIGGWIFVSQVLRVDPSLGPLLGVVIGLTLYNGSVIAELVRSGVHGLPKGQREAALAIGMTRSQSIRSIELPQALMAMLPSLVSQFVVVLKDSALGAIITYSELLRSARLIGADSPFPVLQSFFVIGVIYIVLNATLAWVAGKVARRIGGRTSGKTQRPGALKGGVDVTASFGVKGR from the coding sequence ATGAGCACACAATCGGTCCTGTTCGATGCTCCCGGTCCCCGGGCGCGGCGCCGGCTGCTGATCGGGAACATCGTCGGCGTCCTCGTGGTGCTGGGCATCGCGACGTTCGTGGTGTACCAGCTCCAGGTGCACGACCAGCTCGCACCGGAGAAGTGGGCGCCGATGATCGAGGCGCGCACCTGGTTGTACTATTTCCTGCCCGGCCTGCAGAACACTTTGGTGGCGGCCGCGTACTCGATCGTGCTCGCGCTGGTGTTCGGCCTCCTCTTCGGTATCGGCCGGCTGGCGAGCAATCGGGCCATCCGCTGGTTCTGCGGGGTGGTGGTGGAGTTCTTCCGGGCGGTACCGGTGCTGATCATGATGATCGGTGGCTGGATCTTCGTCTCCCAGGTTCTGCGCGTCGATCCCAGTCTCGGCCCCCTGCTCGGGGTGGTGATCGGCCTGACCCTGTACAACGGCTCGGTGATTGCCGAACTGGTCCGCTCCGGGGTGCACGGCCTACCCAAGGGGCAGCGGGAAGCCGCCCTGGCGATCGGGATGACCCGCAGCCAGTCGATCCGCTCGATCGAGCTCCCGCAAGCGCTGATGGCCATGCTGCCGTCCCTGGTGAGCCAGTTCGTGGTGGTGCTCAAGGACTCCGCACTGGGCGCCATCATCACCTATAGCGAGCTGCTCCGCTCCGCCCGGCTGATCGGTGCGGACTCCCCGTTCCCGGTGCTGCAGTCATTCTTCGTGATCGGCGTGATCTACATCGTGCTGAACGCGACCCTGGCCTGGGTGGCCGGAAAGGTGGCCCGGCGGATCGGCGGCCGCACCTCGGGCAAGACGCAGCGCCCGGGCGCGCTCAAGGGCGGCGTGGACGTCACCGCGAGCTTCGGGGTGAAGGGGCGCTAG
- a CDS encoding amino acid ABC transporter permease — protein MSDFLEVLSNYDIAGAYWLNLKLAFFSGIIALILGTILAMMRISPLPSLQWAGAAYVNVVRNIPLTVVMMFAAFVLWPQLGVQFAEKFADNFFWLAVWALSVYTASFVCESIRSGVNTVPLGQAEAARAIGLSFLPAARQVIMPQAFRGAIAPLGNTFIALIKNTTVAAAISVSEISLLMKGMVEAHGNYVIPIFLTVAAGFVVIVIPVGLVVTYLSQRLAVSR, from the coding sequence GTGAGTGACTTCCTCGAAGTGCTCTCCAACTACGACATTGCCGGTGCCTACTGGCTGAATCTCAAGCTGGCATTCTTCTCCGGGATCATCGCGCTGATCCTCGGCACGATCCTGGCCATGATGCGGATCTCGCCGCTGCCCTCGCTGCAGTGGGCCGGTGCCGCCTACGTGAACGTCGTGCGGAACATCCCACTGACCGTGGTGATGATGTTCGCCGCCTTCGTGCTCTGGCCCCAGCTCGGTGTGCAGTTCGCCGAGAAGTTCGCTGACAACTTCTTCTGGCTCGCGGTGTGGGCACTGTCGGTGTACACCGCCTCGTTCGTCTGCGAATCGATCCGCTCCGGGGTGAACACCGTGCCGCTCGGCCAAGCGGAGGCGGCTCGGGCGATCGGGCTGTCCTTCCTTCCGGCGGCTCGCCAGGTGATCATGCCGCAAGCGTTCCGGGGTGCGATCGCACCCCTGGGCAACACCTTCATCGCGCTGATCAAGAACACCACCGTGGCGGCAGCGATCTCGGTCAGCGAGATCTCGCTGCTGATGAAGGGGATGGTGGAAGCGCATGGCAACTACGTGATCCCGATCTTCCTCACCGTTGCTGCCGGCTTCGTGGTCATCGTGATCCCGGTCGGCCTCGTGGTCACCTACCTCTCCCAGCGTCTGGCGGTGTCCCGATGA